ACACCACCCGCCCGCGGCCGACACGTCGCCCGTCGTGTCGGTCACGGCGGCGATCGCCGCCGCGCGGGACGAGGCCCCGATGGACCTCGTCCCGCCACTCGAATCGGTCGTCGACACGGACGAACTCCGCGCCCACGTCGAGGACGCGGCCGACGACGAACGGCTCTCGTTTCGGTACAAGGACTGTTCGGTCGAGATCTACGGCAGCGGCCGGATCGTCGTCGAAACCGACCGGCCACGCCTCCCGAAACGCGACGTCCCCGACCGGATCCGACGGCTCGTCGAGGAGCGGTACGTCCCCGGAACCGGGGCCGAACAGACCGAACGCAGGCGGGCGATCCGGGCGGCGTACTGCTTCCTCCGCAACCAGGGCAGTGCCCGGCGGAGCGACTTCATCCGCGAGGTCTATCCCTGCTATCCGGGCGGGTACTCGATCCCCGACGGCGGGTGGTGGGAGACGATCGTCAAACCCGGTCTGAGCGCCTGTCCCGACATCGCGAAGGGCAACGCGATGTGGTACTACGTCGGTGACTGAAAAGGACGAGGAGTGTTCTACGGCTCGATCAGTAGTTTTCCCAGGAAGCTCTCCTCAAGCACCGCACGCTGGGCCTCGCCCGCTTCTTCGAGGGAGTAGCTTCGCTCGACGCGGATCGAAAGCTCCCCGCGTTCCATGAGCGTCGCGAGCCGTTCCAAGGGACGGGAGAGGTCCGGCGTGTTGAACATGCTCATGAGGTGGACCCGGAGTTCCTTCGCGCGG
The genomic region above belongs to Halalkalicoccus subterraneus and contains:
- a CDS encoding HalOD1 output domain-containing protein produces the protein MSKDDSISRTGSTEHETHHPPAADTSPVVSVTAAIAAARDEAPMDLVPPLESVVDTDELRAHVEDAADDERLSFRYKDCSVEIYGSGRIVVETDRPRLPKRDVPDRIRRLVEERYVPGTGAEQTERRRAIRAAYCFLRNQGSARRSDFIREVYPCYPGGYSIPDGGWWETIVKPGLSACPDIAKGNAMWYYVGD